A DNA window from Nitrospira sp. contains the following coding sequences:
- a CDS encoding hypothetical protein (Evidence 4 : Unknown function but conserved in other organisms; MaGe:77310299): MIDLAISKNGCSVRLTAERWAHITEAHGELIELRAAVVETVLRPDRVLAGRDEELIAVRELEQGKHLVVVYREGTNDGFIITAFVTRRTRSLSKRRQVWP; the protein is encoded by the coding sequence ATGATCGATCTCGCGATTTCAAAAAACGGTTGTTCCGTTCGGCTCACTGCTGAGCGTTGGGCACATATCACCGAAGCGCACGGTGAGTTGATCGAATTGCGCGCAGCGGTAGTGGAGACAGTACTGCGCCCCGACCGTGTTTTGGCCGGAAGAGATGAGGAACTGATCGCAGTCCGTGAACTGGAACAAGGCAAACATCTCGTGGTTGTCTATCGGGAAGGGACGAATGACGGTTTTATCATCACCGCTTTCGTGACGCGACGAACACGGTCGCTTTCAAAGAGGAGACAGGTATGGCCATAG
- a CDS encoding mRNA interferase (MaGe:77310301), which yields MDVVVSRFEVFLVRLDPTEGREIRKTRPCLVISPDEMNQHIDTVIVAPMTTKGRPYPTRVPVRFKGKSGQIVLDQIRTVDKSRLVKRVGKIGEPNRGLVLALLAELFAP from the coding sequence GTGGACGTGGTAGTCTCCCGCTTCGAGGTGTTCCTTGTGCGGCTCGATCCCACCGAAGGCCGTGAAATCCGCAAGACCCGTCCCTGCCTCGTGATCTCGCCGGACGAAATGAATCAACACATCGATACCGTCATCGTCGCTCCCATGACGACGAAGGGACGTCCGTATCCCACCCGTGTGCCGGTTCGATTCAAGGGCAAGTCTGGCCAGATTGTGTTGGATCAAATCAGGACTGTCGATAAGAGCCGGCTAGTCAAACGCGTAGGCAAAATCGGCGAGCCAAACAGAGGGCTGGTGCTCGCATTGCTCGCTGAATTGTTCGCTCCCTAG
- a CDS encoding Endoribonuclease HigB (MaGe:77310306) gives MIETFRHKGLAKLFEDDDRRKLPASQVDKIARILARLNEAMTVQDMGLPGYRLHPLKGELAGFWSVTVSGNWRIIFRFENGSVYDIDLIDYH, from the coding sequence GTGATTGAAACATTCAGGCACAAGGGCCTCGCAAAGCTCTTCGAGGACGATGATCGTCGAAAGCTGCCGGCATCACAAGTCGACAAGATCGCTCGCATCCTAGCCAGACTGAACGAAGCGATGACGGTACAAGACATGGGATTGCCTGGCTACAGGCTCCATCCCTTGAAGGGCGAGTTAGCAGGTTTCTGGTCCGTGACCGTGTCCGGCAATTGGCGGATCATTTTCCGGTTCGAGAATGGCAGCGTGTACGATATCGATCTGATTGACTATCACTAA
- a CDS encoding HigA protein (antitoxin to HigB) (MaGe:77310305), whose product MRMKNPPHPGLSVRLDCLEPLGLSVAEGATALGVTRQAMNNLVSGKAGISAEMAIRLEKAFGGGAETWLRMQAAYDLAQAEKQAGKIKVRRVKDPLISA is encoded by the coding sequence ATGCGAATGAAGAACCCTCCCCATCCAGGACTGTCAGTACGCCTGGACTGTCTCGAACCGCTGGGGCTCTCCGTGGCGGAAGGGGCAACGGCGCTAGGCGTGACACGGCAGGCCATGAATAATCTGGTCAGTGGCAAAGCAGGAATTTCAGCAGAGATGGCGATCCGCCTGGAAAAAGCGTTCGGGGGTGGAGCCGAAACCTGGTTACGGATGCAGGCCGCCTACGATCTAGCACAGGCAGAGAAACAGGCGGGAAAGATCAAAGTCCGGCGCGTCAAAGACCCGTTGATATCGGCCTGA
- a CDS encoding hypothetical protein (Evidence 4 : Unknown function but conserved in other organisms; MaGe:77310302), with the protein MRKLTPLPPNPVYVDRFIQIRDRKHHEVRNKLLKTHNQIITQYEALELAAASHTLESLASDPACAGISDALRACYESPTKVLQDLKTAIKSTQPPRLLRYCPMCGTTVHSTFDHYMPATRFPEFAVHPLNLVPCCARCNSTKSDSWLNATGTRQYLHAYTDLPPEDTFLATTLHESPGYSVVGATFNLVRPDGIDNIYWKLIESHFDCLCLLDRYNNLGNDEIAEILSSSRSYLETHGKDVRTFLEKEATDRENAHGKSHWRAVLLRAMARHGRLEHWIAATRPAQGAT; encoded by the coding sequence TTGAGAAAGTTGACACCCCTTCCTCCAAATCCCGTTTATGTCGATCGATTTATTCAGATCAGAGATCGAAAACACCATGAAGTGCGGAACAAGTTACTAAAAACACACAACCAGATTATCACTCAGTACGAAGCACTTGAGTTAGCAGCAGCTTCGCATACTCTAGAATCACTTGCCTCCGACCCTGCATGTGCAGGAATTAGCGACGCCCTACGCGCATGTTATGAAAGCCCAACAAAGGTCCTTCAGGATCTAAAAACCGCGATCAAGTCCACGCAACCGCCTAGGTTACTGAGGTACTGCCCAATGTGCGGCACGACCGTTCACAGTACATTTGACCACTACATGCCTGCCACTCGCTTTCCCGAGTTTGCTGTGCACCCTCTCAATCTAGTTCCCTGTTGCGCGCGGTGCAATTCAACTAAATCCGACAGCTGGTTAAATGCCACGGGAACCCGGCAATACCTTCATGCATATACGGATTTACCTCCTGAAGACACATTCCTTGCTACCACACTACACGAGTCACCGGGATATAGTGTCGTAGGAGCTACATTCAATTTGGTTCGTCCAGATGGCATCGATAACATTTACTGGAAACTAATCGAATCGCACTTTGATTGCCTTTGTCTTTTAGATCGCTACAACAATTTAGGCAATGACGAAATAGCTGAGATTCTGTCAAGTTCTCGCAGCTATCTCGAAACTCATGGGAAAGATGTCCGAACTTTTCTAGAGAAAGAGGCTACAGATCGAGAGAACGCTCATGGGAAGAGCCATTGGAGAGCTGTGCTCCTTAGAGCAATGGCCAGGCATGGCCGTCTCGAACATTGGATCGCAGCGACTAGGCCAGCGCAGGGGGCCACATAA
- a CDS encoding AbrB/MazE/SpoVT family DNA-binding domain-containing protein (MaGe:77310300) — protein sequence MKTRVVRIGNSKGIRIPKSIIEQCHLHGAVDLEIQQGQLVIRSAAKPRAGWGQAFEEMHRLGDDQLVDQESSSASRWDRKEWTW from the coding sequence ATGAAAACACGTGTCGTTCGAATCGGGAATTCAAAAGGGATCAGGATTCCGAAATCCATCATTGAGCAGTGTCATCTTCACGGAGCCGTCGATCTGGAAATCCAGCAAGGACAGTTGGTCATTCGTTCGGCGGCGAAGCCGCGGGCTGGGTGGGGGCAGGCATTCGAGGAGATGCATCGGCTGGGCGACGACCAACTGGTCGACCAAGAATCCTCCTCGGCTTCCAGGTGGGATCGGAAAGAGTGGACGTGGTAG
- a CDS encoding AAA family ATPase (MaGe:77310303), translating into MPHTFRVTPHNQALKENPRSVFVLETDNWDDFGHKVNFALTFVDESGKKHVIGQVKILQRERSNPDHATVVLTTQLPTTFSELDNQFVSLGQEDDYYKNLQKLFAENVDGVLIALQDIAWQPALAEPFETTPAFRNALMRNNSAHRARKFGRVWALGESFNEHLSFRYLGRVDGAGQPIEVKFELDGNDDIPGRVVGIIGRNAVGKTRFLSSLSEDLAQISRTSAEGIAERERRFPDGRPLFNRIIAISYSAFDKFKRPPSDSSYSYVYCGIRNDRGAISQSTLIDAYHRNQTRIRNLKRGPDWTRHMQTILGDISASLATSPENKISVPDQEDQALSFLSSGQSILCHFVTALLAWIQPNTLVLFDEPETHLHPNAVASLFLVLTDILKNNDSYAVVATHSPVVIQEIPSKRVIVFRRAENITSAEPLALESFGESVAELTRHVFETVEVESLYRKTLKELSRHMSAEEVLIKFSSGLSLSAQAYLLAQYGRKNS; encoded by the coding sequence TTGCCTCATACATTTCGCGTCACACCGCACAACCAAGCCCTTAAAGAGAACCCTCGCTCAGTCTTTGTCCTTGAGACTGACAACTGGGATGATTTTGGTCACAAGGTTAACTTTGCCCTAACATTCGTCGATGAAAGCGGAAAAAAACATGTGATTGGGCAAGTCAAAATACTTCAGCGTGAAAGATCAAATCCTGATCACGCTACAGTTGTACTTACTACGCAATTACCCACCACATTTTCTGAACTAGACAATCAATTTGTATCCCTTGGGCAAGAAGACGATTACTACAAGAACCTGCAGAAACTATTCGCCGAAAATGTAGACGGTGTGCTTATTGCATTACAGGATATCGCATGGCAGCCAGCCCTTGCCGAGCCATTTGAAACTACGCCCGCCTTCCGTAATGCTCTTATGCGAAACAACAGCGCACACCGGGCAAGAAAATTTGGTCGAGTTTGGGCGCTAGGAGAGTCTTTTAACGAACACCTCTCATTTCGGTATTTAGGTAGAGTTGACGGCGCTGGTCAGCCTATAGAAGTTAAATTCGAGCTTGACGGAAATGATGATATCCCAGGCAGGGTCGTTGGCATCATAGGGCGAAATGCCGTCGGAAAAACTAGATTTTTATCGAGTCTCAGTGAAGACCTCGCCCAGATCTCACGCACCTCCGCAGAAGGAATTGCTGAACGAGAACGCCGGTTTCCAGATGGGCGTCCACTATTCAATCGCATTATAGCCATCTCCTACAGCGCCTTTGATAAATTTAAACGCCCACCTTCTGACAGTTCGTACAGCTATGTCTACTGCGGGATACGAAACGACAGAGGAGCGATTTCACAATCCACATTAATTGATGCATATCATCGTAATCAAACGCGCATCCGAAATCTTAAACGCGGCCCTGACTGGACTAGGCATATGCAAACAATACTCGGAGACATAAGTGCAAGCCTGGCAACTAGTCCGGAAAATAAAATTTCAGTGCCAGACCAAGAAGACCAAGCACTGTCTTTTCTAAGTTCTGGCCAATCCATTCTCTGCCACTTTGTCACAGCACTCTTAGCCTGGATTCAGCCAAATACATTGGTGCTTTTCGACGAACCCGAAACGCACTTGCATCCAAACGCTGTTGCAAGTCTGTTCTTGGTACTCACCGACATTTTGAAAAACAACGATTCCTATGCAGTCGTTGCAACTCACTCCCCTGTGGTAATTCAGGAAATCCCTTCCAAACGAGTTATCGTCTTTCGCCGAGCGGAAAATATTACTTCGGCAGAACCCCTAGCCCTTGAAAGCTTTGGTGAAAGTGTCGCTGAACTTACACGTCACGTTTTCGAAACAGTTGAGGTTGAGAGTCTCTACCGAAAGACCTTGAAGGAACTTTCCAGACACATGTCGGCCGAGGAAGTTTTAATAAAATTCAGTAGCGGACTAAGCCTGAGTGCACAGGCTTACTTGCTCGCACAATACGGCAGGAAAAATAGTTGA
- a CDS encoding hypothetical protein (Evidence 4 : Unknown function but conserved in other organisms; MaGe:77310298): MAIADIQEYLKLIPAVNRSPQHAVWLTYDAEADTLYINFKKPSHATDSEMTDDDIIVRYEGEEVIGFTVLHANKRMKKTA, translated from the coding sequence ATGGCCATAGCAGACATTCAAGAATACCTGAAGCTAATCCCTGCGGTGAACCGGTCGCCACAACACGCTGTGTGGCTCACATATGACGCTGAAGCCGATACGCTATACATAAACTTCAAGAAGCCGAGCCACGCCACAGACAGCGAGATGACCGATGACGACATTATTGTCCGCTATGAGGGCGAAGAGGTCATTGGCTTCACGGTGTTGCACGCGAACAAGAGAATGAAGAAAACGGCCTAA